GGCGGTGGAGGATTGCGAGGCCTGCGGCAGGCCGGTATCGGCGCCCGGCACCGTGTTGTCGCTGCCGATGGAGGCGCTCTGGTTGTTCAGGTCCGGATTGGTCTCGGCGCCGATCGGGTTGCCGTTCTCGTCGAACTTGATGGAACCGAGTTCCTGCGGCTGCGCGCCGCCGCCACCGCCGCCCTGCTGGCCGAGCGTGGCGGCCCCGGCGGTGTCATCCGCCGGTACCCGGTTCGAGGCGATCTGCTGGTCGGGCGTTCCGCCATTGACCGGCTTGTCGAGCGCGCCGCTCTTGCCGCCCGCCTTGCCCTTTCCGCTTTCCAGATCCTGGAAGCGATATTCGTTGTCTTCCTGCGCCTTGCGGATCTGTTCCTGCATCTGCAGGAGCTGGTAGCTCATTTCCTCGATGCGGCCGTTGAGGTTGCGGATCTCTTCCTCGAGCTGGCCGACCCGCGGGTCCATGGCCTGCGCGAGAACCACGTTTCCGTTGCCCGCTCCCTGGCTCTTGTGGGAAAGGAAGCCGTTCGCCAGAGTCGAAAGCGGCGATGCGCTGATCGGCCCGACCGTGCCTGCAACCGCTGCGAGACTGAGAACGCCTGCCGCGACAAGTTTCTTCATCTATCTTCGTCCTGTTGGTCCGATTGTGCGCCGAAGCGCTGCCGAAGAGTTTTCCAAATACTCTCAAAAAGCAACGGAGTTCGGCCAAAGTGTGTTGAAAAAAGAAAGGCGGCCGCAAGGCCGCCTTTTCCATGTGTTCCCGGAAGGGGAATTACATGCCCGCGCCGCCGAGAACGGTGACGGCACGACGGTTCTGCGACCAGCAGGAAATGTCGTCGCAGACGGCGACCGGACGTTCCTTGCCGTAGGAGATCGTCTTGATGCGGTTTGCCGGGATACCGCGCGAAGCGAGATACTGGCGGGTGGAAGCCG
The Shinella zoogloeoides DNA segment above includes these coding regions:
- the ybgF gene encoding tol-pal system protein YbgF — encoded protein: MKKLVAAGVLSLAAVAGTVGPISASPLSTLANGFLSHKSQGAGNGNVVLAQAMDPRVGQLEEEIRNLNGRIEEMSYQLLQMQEQIRKAQEDNEYRFQDLESGKGKAGGKSGALDKPVNGGTPDQQIASNRVPADDTAGAATLGQQGGGGGGAQPQELGSIKFDENGNPIGAETNPDLNNQSASIGSDNTVPGADTGLPQASQSSTASLDNPDDLYQAAYGHVLSGDYQVAEREFRDYLDVFPKSEKAADANFWLGEAQYSQGNFNEAAKTFLNAHQNFSKSKKAPEMLLKLGMSLAALDNRETACATLREVNKRYPNASKAVKNKVSSEQSRLSC